From Sphingobacterium bambusae:
ATTGGTAGGCTAGTAGACTGTCGTTACAGCTCATGATATTGTATTTTGGTTGATTGGCCTCGGGGAAAGGCCGGACGGCTCCAGTCTTTTGACGGAGCCGTTTTTTATTGATTTTCTTTATTAGGGAGCGAGCTTATACTGCGCTACAAATTGGTTCTTCGCCTCCGCAAATACGCTATCTGCTTGATATACGCTTTGGAAAAGCGCTTGTTTGTTGCGCGTGAGATCCATCAAACGGTCTTGCGCTTTCACTTGCTCGTCACCGCGCGCTTTCAACAATATGGTTTGTTGTTCGATTTCCTCTTTCGCATAGCCATAAAGATCTTTTAGTGCCGTGTAGTATTGTATCGAAGCTTTCTGTAAGGCCGGACCGCGTTTGAGATCTTCAGCGGGTAGGGATTGTATCCTACTAATGATGCTGTCAAACTCGATTTGTTGCTTTCCATTAACAAGCAAAGCGCTGTCAAAGTTATTGTTGATCATATGTTCCAGCTTTTGTGATTCGCTTCCTTTTTCTCCGATCAACATATCGCTGGCTACACGTTCTTGTTGATCGATTGTATCCAAAAATTGTTTGGCAGACCGGTTCTCGCAGGACTGTAAAAAGATAAGCAGCACAATGCTTGCACTGATATAGATTAGATTTTTTTTAGCCATAGCTGTATTTCCAATTGCAGACCCAAATTTACAAAAAGTAGTACAAAAACCTGACCAAGCTATCTATAATACGATCAGTGGGAAAATGAAAGAAAAAAGCACTCTCCCAAAAGCAAAACATTTGGAGGAGTGCAATGAAATCTAGCCAAGCTTTTTTAAGCTATATTGAATCAGTCTACTTGTAGTAGAGGATACACGCGTACATAATCAACTTCAAAGGTGGCAGGTAGTGCACTGTCGTCGATGCCTTTGGCACCTCCCCAGTTGCCACCAATCGCGAGGTTGATAAGCCAGTGGAAGTGTTGATCAAAGGGCCAGGCTTCGAAACCTGTGTGCTCGTTTTCAACATGAAAGATCTCCACGTCATCGACAAATCCTTTAATATAAGTAGGTGTCCAATCTACGCGATAAAGATGGAATTCATCAGCTGCAGCGGAGATCTTCGTGCTTGCTGTCTTTTGTGTGTTAATGGAATGATGATAGGCCTTACTGTGTGTCGATATATGGACAACGTCCTGATCATAGCCGACATGTTCGAGGATATCGATTTCCCCCGAGTTGGGCCAACCGCCATACTTCCAATGGGAGGGGAGCATCCAAACAGCAGGCCAAGTGCCCCTTCCAAGGGGAACTTTAGCTCTCGTTTCAAAGCGTCCATAAAGGAAATCGCCTTTTCCCTTACTATGCAGGCGCGTAGAGCTGTATGCTTGATCTTTTCCAACTGTTTTATGGGCGGTGATTTTCAGCAACCCATCGCTTACCTGCACGTTCTTTTCATCCGCTTCGGTATAATATTGCAGCTCGTTGTTTCCCCAGCCATTGTATGGAGAGCCTACGTCATAAGACCATTTACTCGTGTCGGGCATGCCCGCTTTCTCAAACTCATCCGCCCAAGATGTGGTCGTTGCAAAGCTGTAGGGCTCTTTCCACGGTTTGGTCGCCTGCGTTGTAGATGCGCCTACGTAAAACGGGATATTCGCGGTGGCGACTTTGTTTTTGCCGTCCGATACATAAGCAAAGATGCGGTATGCGCCTTCTTTTTGTGGTGTTGTGAGGGTTGCCCTATCAAAATTATCCGCCTGTACAGCACTTAAGATAGCTTCGGGTCTGCCTTCGCTATCACCACCCTCTTTCAAGTCCGTACTTTCGTGCAACAACTCCCAGCGCGTGGTCAACTTGTCGTGATTAGGGTCATGTACAAGCAACTCCAATGCGTAAGGTTTATTCGGAGAAAGGTAAATCATGTCCTGTGCTTTTCTGCCATCCAACTGAAAACTTTCGAGCTTCGGCGCTCTGTTTTTCGGATAGTTGCCCGTCCATAGATATTCCATAACATCGACCACTTCATTTTCCTCGCCAGCTTCGGTAAAAAGGCCATACCAAGTGGGGGTACGCTCTTGCTTTTGCCCCCATAAGAACACATAAGAACCCAAACATTGTTTGTCCTGCGCGATGGAAGCTTCATACCTGCTTTTATAGACCTTAGCCTTTTCGCTGCTGCTCTCTTCGATGGACGCCTTCCAAGGGGTCTGTAAGCCCTCCCAATGGCCAGTGGGACCCCATTCGGTTACGATATAGGGTTTTTCCCAACCTACCGTTTTGATCTGTGCCGGCACGTCTGCCAGTCCGCCATATACCTGCACCGAGAGCATATCCAGCGCTGGGCATTTCGCTTTGATCAGATCAATTTCCTTTTGATTGATGCCGGCAAGCATGGTGGTCACCAAATGGTTTGGATCTACTTCGTGGATCATCTGTGCAACAGCATTCACCGCATCCCAAACTTTGGGATTGCTGTAATGTAGGTTCAATTCGTTGCCTATACCCCAAGCTAGCAATGCGGGATGGTCTTTGAACTGTATAATTTCTTGGCGTACACGTGCCAGTTGCTCTTCAACGGCCTTGGTATCGTTGTAGTCAAAGCCGTGGCGCTCTGTGCCCATGCGGATGCCTAAAGTCACCGTTTGCCCCAGTCGTTGCGCCTCGTCCAACAGTTGTGCAGCACCGTCGGTACTCCATGTGCGGATGGAATTTCCGCCCTTTTGCTTTAAACGGTCCATGTAGTTGGTGCCGCCGGCTCCTTTGATAAAGTAGGGCTTTCCTTTGCGCTTTATGCTGTAACCGGCCGCTGTTTTCACGATCTCGACTTTTATAGGCTTCGCCTGCTGCGCCTTGGAGGTAAACCCCAGGAGCAACAGGCAAACTATCGTTGATAAAGCGATTGTGTTTTTCATCATTGTTTTATGGTTTTTAAGCACTATCTAAAGTTGCTATTTGCATCGATTTGTGTTTGTGGGATAGGAACAGACTCGCTCTGTCCGGGTACGAAGCGTGCTCCAAACACCTGTTGTGCACGTCCGGTGCGCACCAAGTCGTTAAAGCGCTCGCCCCACCATTCACAGGCAAACTCTGCTCGACGTTCGTCAAGTATCTGATCCAGTGTAACGCCTTGTATGGGAGCCATCTGTACGCGTTGACGCACGAGGGCAAAGGGCTCATCACCATTTTGTCCTTTTCTTACCTTGGCTTCAGCATTCAACAGTAACGCATCTGCATAGCGCAAGATACGCACATTGTTGTTGGCACCATATTCCATTCGGCCTTCGGTCATTTGGTTGGCAGGAAGATAGGCTTTCCCATTAAAGTGTTTGATTCCGAAAGTGTTTCCGTAAACTCGGTCTCCACTTGGCGTTTCCTTGAAGGTGGCCGGATTACCATCGATACCGCAATCTAAGATAGTGGTTCGAAGGCGCACGGCATCGTTACGATTGGTCAAGAAATCGACAATATTTTGCGACGGAGGAATCCATCCGGCGCCGGATATGGCGCTGCCACGTTGGTCGCCGGCAGGCCCTTGCCAGCGAAAGAAGGTACCCCAATCTACGCCCGGACGAACGATATCGCCGACAGGCAGTCCGAAGTCGGAATACTGCAACTCGAACATGGATTCATTGCTAAGCTTTCCGGGAAGCTTGAACAACTGATAAAAATCGGGGTATAGCGAAAACTTGTTGCTCGCGATAATCTGGTTGGTGGCGTCCAATACCTGATCCCAATAGGGGCTTGCATTGTCGTTACCGGCCAGGTCGGCAGCGGCTTTAGCCTTCAGTAGTAGTGCCGAATATTTGGTTACGGCGCCAACATGCTTGGACTGATTGGGTCGCGCATCTTCTAGATCTTGGATACAGATGTCCATTTCGGCAATGATAAACGTTCGCACTTCGGCAGCGGTACTTTTGCCTATGGTGGTGAGGCGCGCGATATCGCCACTGTCGGAGAGGATGGGCACATCGCCAAATAGGCGGGATGCCATCAGGTGGGCGTAGGCACGCAGAAAGCGCACTTCCGCCTGATATTGGCGGTTCAAGGCCGCATCTTCGGTATTTGCGGCTGGGATATTTGCCGCGAAAAGCTCCAACTCCATTAAGGCATTGTTTGCGGATATGGCCAAGCTATAGTAGCTTATCCACGACTGGTTTAGGCCCCAATAAGACTGTATAGTTACATCGCGTTGGAAATTCTTGATGGCCATAAGTTCAGGGTTGTCATTAGCGTTTGGCGCGGCCTGCAAGTAGTCGTCATCGCGCATGCAGCGGATGGAAAGGTCTATCCAATGGACAAGATTATCGTCGGAAGCGGCGCGATAGACGCCGGATACTGGCGAATACATTAAGGCGAGGTTGCTGTAGTTGATCTCCTCGGAGCGTTGTTGATTTTCCAAGGGTTTATCCAAGAATTTTTCGCAGCTGCTCATGAGTGTTGCGAAGCCTAGGCAGCTACTGATTATGATATATTTGAAGTTTTTCATGTCTGTTCCTTTTGATAATTAAAAGCTTAAACGTAATCCCAAACTATAGGTCGCCGAAATAGGGTAGACGTTTGCATCGTATCCCATACCGGATATTTCAGGTGTAAACCCATTGTAGCGGGTGAAGATGGCAGGTCTATCCGCCGTTGCGAATACGCGGATAGGCATCGACTCACCCAGGTTAAAAGAATAGCCCAGCTGTATATTTTGAATGCGGAAATAAGCGCCACTTTCCACGAAGAAGGAGCTCGCCTGTAAGTTCCATGAAGCAACGGTTCCTGCCGCCGAGGGATATGTGTTCGAACTACCTTCGCCTGTCCATAGTCCTTCGATAAAAGCTGCATCGGCATTCATCTGTGGGTATTTACGGCGCATGGCTCGGTTGAGGTTATGTATTTTGTTACCAGCAACGCCTTGAAGGGCGATGTTCATATCGAATTTTTTGTACTGGAGGCCAATGTTGAAACCATAGGTTAGCTTGGGCAGGTAGCTACCGAGGTTGATGCGGTCTTCTTCATCCAGCTCTCCATTTCCATTTTGATCTTTATAACGCAGATAGCCGGGTTGGATAGCTGACCCCGGGTTCAGCTCGTTGTAACGGCTGGCGATAGGATCAGCATCGATCTCGGCCTGTGTTTGGTATACGCCAGCCACTTCGTAGCCATAGTAATAGTTGAGCGGCTGTCCTTCTTCCACGCGAGATGGAAATTCTGCGGCCCATTCTGGGAAACCGTTCATTATATTGGCTAGTCCCCCAAGGTCGGTGACGCGATTTTTCAAAGTTGTCACGTTGACGCCTAGATTATAGTCCAACTGCCCTACTTGATCTTTCCAGTCTAAGCCAATTTCCCAACCGCTGTTGGCGACACTGCCCCAATTTCCATATACTCGATCCCACATGAAAGGAATAGGACGGCTGAAGGCTAGGTCGTGTGTCTTGCGATGGTAATAGTCTACCGTACCGTGCAACCTATTGTTCAACAAGGCGAAGTCTAGTCCACCATCCCATTCTTCGACCACTTCCCAACGCACCTGCGTGAAGAAGCGCCCCACGCGGTAGCCCGGCACACGAGCACCATAGGTGGAGCCGATACTTCCAAAGATGGCCGAGTTGTTGTTGCCTGAATTGACGATAGCATAGCCAGCGTTGGGCTGTATACCGTCATTTCCAAGTAGGCCCCAGCTTCCGCGAATCTTCAACATATCGAACAGGGACTGGTTTTCCATAAATTTCTCACGGCTAAGCACCCACCCCAAACCTACAGAAGGGAAGTAGCCCCATTTGGTTTGGTACTTCGAGCTGCCGTCGGCACGGAAGGTGGCCGTCAGCAAGTATTTGCTATCGTAATCATAGGTAGCACGCGTAAAGGCCGATACGCCGGAGTTGCGAGTACCGCCTTCACCGTAGCCCGTAGCCGAGCCTATACCTTGTGCGCCTTGGCCGACATACCAGAACTCTTCGGCAGCAGGCACATCATTAGCCGATACCCAAGTCTCGCGCCAGCGCTCCTCACGTACTGACTGTCCCAAAAGCACCGTCCAGTGGTGTTTGCCTGCTTCGTCGCGGTAGGTAAGGAGGTTGTCCAAGATGTAGTCGTTGTTGCGTGTTTGTGCCGATCGTAAGTAGGAGCGATCGCTACGTTGATCGTTGTCTATATAGTACACCGGGGTGTAGTTGATGCCGTGTGTCGATTGATGCCGTTGACTCAACTGAGAACGAAAAGTAAGCTTGTCTTTCCACAATTGGGCCTCGACATAGGCACTCGGTAAAATTTGGAAACCTTTTTTCTGGCTGTGGTTGTAATGTGCTGTAGCCAATGGATTATTGAACCAGAATCCTGTCGGAATGCCCAAGGAAGCACTTGTTCCGAATTTTATCGGATCGGCCAACTCCAGTGAAGGGTCGTAGCTTGGGTAGAGTGGAGATGCAAAATAAGCTTGTCTAAAAGCGGTGTTATTGGGCAAGAACGCATTAAAGTTATTCATGTGCGCGGTGAAGCCGATTTTTAACCAATCCGTTACGCGGGCTTCGGTTTGCATCCGAATGTTGTATTTCTTATGGTAATTTTCGGCATCCATAATACCGTCTTGGTCTAGGTAGTTGATACCAAAGGTGTAGGTGATCTTGTCGCTACCACCTTGCACATCGATATTATGGTTGGTTATCAGAGCTTTTGAACGCAACAGCTCGCCATACCAGTCCGTGTTGGTGGAGGGAACGTCGCCCTGTCCGCCAAATTTCTCGATGGAATTATCAACGATGTAGCCTTCGCCTTTTGCGCGTGCATAAGCGGCGAATTGCGTTCCATTAGCCATCTTAAGCACATTGGTCGGCGTTTGAAATCCGGTGTATCCGTTGTAGGTAACGCGGGCTCTCATGTTCAAGCTACCTTTTTTTGTGGTCACGATGATGACGCCGTTGGCCGCTCTAACGCCGTAAATAGCGGCACCCGATGCGTCCTTCAAAACGGACATATCGGCAATGTCGTTGGGGTTTAAGAAGTCGATGTTATCCATAAACATACCATCCACCACATAAAGAGGACTTTCATTATTGAAGGAGCCGACACCGCGTACACGCACGGTTGCGCCAGCACCGGGGGCACCAGAACTTACAACTTGAACACCGGTAACAGATCCTTGGAGCGCATCCATCGGTGTAGACACCGTTCGTTTGACAAGGTTCTCGACATTGACGGTAGCTACAGGAGCCGTGAGATCGTTCTTCCGTTGCGAACCATAGCCGATAATAACGACTTCATCGAGGTTGAGATTGCCGTCGGCGGACAGTTGAACATTTACGGTATTACCTATAATAGGTACCGTCTTTTTGGTGTAACCCACAGCTGAAACAACGAGGGAATCCGCCGTTGAGGGCACAGCGAGCGTAAAGAAGCCGCGCTCATCGCTACTGCTACCTACCTGCGGCAGGTTCTTCACGGTAATGCTGGCAATGACGGCTTTGCCCACCTCATTGCTGATGTTGCCGGTTAGCGTCTTCGTCTGGGCTTGGGCCCATTCGAATAGGTTCCATAGCAAGGCAACTATGGTCAATAATACTGCTTTGTTTTTCATGCACAAATCAAATTAACATGGTTAGGAATTCTTGTTTATAAATTAGCAATTCAAAATTACCGTAAGGATTAAACGAGAAGGCATGAAGTAGTACATCATTTATACTTCAAATTGCCTTTATTGGTCTATTT
This genomic window contains:
- a CDS encoding family 16 glycosylhydrolase, whose protein sequence is MMKNTIALSTIVCLLLLGFTSKAQQAKPIKVEIVKTAAGYSIKRKGKPYFIKGAGGTNYMDRLKQKGGNSIRTWSTDGAAQLLDEAQRLGQTVTLGIRMGTERHGFDYNDTKAVEEQLARVRQEIIQFKDHPALLAWGIGNELNLHYSNPKVWDAVNAVAQMIHEVDPNHLVTTMLAGINQKEIDLIKAKCPALDMLSVQVYGGLADVPAQIKTVGWEKPYIVTEWGPTGHWEGLQTPWKASIEESSSEKAKVYKSRYEASIAQDKQCLGSYVFLWGQKQERTPTWYGLFTEAGEENEVVDVMEYLWTGNYPKNRAPKLESFQLDGRKAQDMIYLSPNKPYALELLVHDPNHDKLTTRWELLHESTDLKEGGDSEGRPEAILSAVQADNFDRATLTTPQKEGAYRIFAYVSDGKNKVATANIPFYVGASTTQATKPWKEPYSFATTTSWADEFEKAGMPDTSKWSYDVGSPYNGWGNNELQYYTEADEKNVQVSDGLLKITAHKTVGKDQAYSSTRLHSKGKGDFLYGRFETRAKVPLGRGTWPAVWMLPSHWKYGGWPNSGEIDILEHVGYDQDVVHISTHSKAYHHSINTQKTASTKISAAADEFHLYRVDWTPTYIKGFVDDVEIFHVENEHTGFEAWPFDQHFHWLINLAIGGNWGGAKGIDDSALPATFEVDYVRVYPLLQVD
- a CDS encoding RagB/SusD family nutrient uptake outer membrane protein, coding for MKNFKYIIISSCLGFATLMSSCEKFLDKPLENQQRSEEINYSNLALMYSPVSGVYRAASDDNLVHWIDLSIRCMRDDDYLQAAPNANDNPELMAIKNFQRDVTIQSYWGLNQSWISYYSLAISANNALMELELFAANIPAANTEDAALNRQYQAEVRFLRAYAHLMASRLFGDVPILSDSGDIARLTTIGKSTAAEVRTFIIAEMDICIQDLEDARPNQSKHVGAVTKYSALLLKAKAAADLAGNDNASPYWDQVLDATNQIIASNKFSLYPDFYQLFKLPGKLSNESMFELQYSDFGLPVGDIVRPGVDWGTFFRWQGPAGDQRGSAISGAGWIPPSQNIVDFLTNRNDAVRLRTTILDCGIDGNPATFKETPSGDRVYGNTFGIKHFNGKAYLPANQMTEGRMEYGANNNVRILRYADALLLNAEAKVRKGQNGDEPFALVRQRVQMAPIQGVTLDQILDERRAEFACEWWGERFNDLVRTGRAQQVFGARFVPGQSESVPIPQTQIDANSNFR
- a CDS encoding SusC/RagA family TonB-linked outer membrane protein, with the protein product MKNKAVLLTIVALLWNLFEWAQAQTKTLTGNISNEVGKAVIASITVKNLPQVGSSSDERGFFTLAVPSTADSLVVSAVGYTKKTVPIIGNTVNVQLSADGNLNLDEVVIIGYGSQRKNDLTAPVATVNVENLVKRTVSTPMDALQGSVTGVQVVSSGAPGAGATVRVRGVGSFNNESPLYVVDGMFMDNIDFLNPNDIADMSVLKDASGAAIYGVRAANGVIIVTTKKGSLNMRARVTYNGYTGFQTPTNVLKMANGTQFAAYARAKGEGYIVDNSIEKFGGQGDVPSTNTDWYGELLRSKALITNHNIDVQGGSDKITYTFGINYLDQDGIMDAENYHKKYNIRMQTEARVTDWLKIGFTAHMNNFNAFLPNNTAFRQAYFASPLYPSYDPSLELADPIKFGTSASLGIPTGFWFNNPLATAHYNHSQKKGFQILPSAYVEAQLWKDKLTFRSQLSQRHQSTHGINYTPVYYIDNDQRSDRSYLRSAQTRNNDYILDNLLTYRDEAGKHHWTVLLGQSVREERWRETWVSANDVPAAEEFWYVGQGAQGIGSATGYGEGGTRNSGVSAFTRATYDYDSKYLLTATFRADGSSKYQTKWGYFPSVGLGWVLSREKFMENQSLFDMLKIRGSWGLLGNDGIQPNAGYAIVNSGNNNSAIFGSIGSTYGARVPGYRVGRFFTQVRWEVVEEWDGGLDFALLNNRLHGTVDYYHRKTHDLAFSRPIPFMWDRVYGNWGSVANSGWEIGLDWKDQVGQLDYNLGVNVTTLKNRVTDLGGLANIMNGFPEWAAEFPSRVEEGQPLNYYYGYEVAGVYQTQAEIDADPIASRYNELNPGSAIQPGYLRYKDQNGNGELDEEDRINLGSYLPKLTYGFNIGLQYKKFDMNIALQGVAGNKIHNLNRAMRRKYPQMNADAAFIEGLWTGEGSSNTYPSAAGTVASWNLQASSFFVESGAYFRIQNIQLGYSFNLGESMPIRVFATADRPAIFTRYNGFTPEISGMGYDANVYPISATYSLGLRLSF